TGTTGGGCAAAATAAAGTTAGCTATCAAGTCACcaatggacagaaaaaacaggGAAACTTAACTTTTCACATCTGGAATTCAAAGACAACATGTCTGGTCCTGAGCTGCTGTGTGGTTGACGCCTGTGAGACTTAAGATgatgagagattttttttttggcaattttgaACAACTCctctctccagcagcagagatgagagaaggaggaggaggaggaggagggagtgatGATGTTAGGATGAAGGGAGGTTGGTGGGTGCTTTGGGCCTCCTCATAAAGCCCTATTGTGtatgaagagagaggagggccCCTCTCatcacagatgtgtgtgtgtcagagcagtaaggagagagagagaatcgcTGATGCGTTTGAGGCTCTGGTAACAGCCCCCCCTAGTGTTTAAGATGAAGCTTTTGTcatgtgttgtatttgtgtttcagtgtaaaCAGTGAGTTCACAGTTCATGCGGTCATTCCAGGTTCCCTCCTGGTAAACTGAAACTTATTAACTTAGTGTAGACCGCTATTCGATGCTGCACCACACTGCACTGGTCAACAACTTCATGCACACACCTGTGGTCAAAataagtatatactgtacattttgagGCACTCTACTTGAATATTTCCGATATACGCTATCTCATAATTATATTcatacttccactccactacatttcagatgcaaatattgtactttttattccactacatttattttaaagctttagtaaccagttactttgcagattctgATTATTAATACTAAATATAATCAACATATAAATGATATTGTAGGTGCACCTAGCTGAAAATAATGCACTATACCATACAGTCTTGTTACTATGCAGTAATGCAAGAAATTCTACCTTCATGATGGTTATAAAGTTCAAtttttgctgaaactgttttgaCTCTCTAAATTAGTttcaaaaaatttaatattgttgatttaactgtgtggtcattttggaggctgcatcACCCAGTATATCTAAATGggggtaggctaaataacagaaacacttctCCGTATAATGCAGaacaattcaacagcagcacaaactgcagcctccaaaatgatcatagttgaatcaacacctctctgacattATAACCATCTTGAAAGTGTgactggttgtgtgtgtgtgtgtgtgtgtgaatgagtgagaaagagacgtagagagagagagataaagagagaaagaaagagagatggattgTTGAATCACTCTGCATGAGTATCAGCCAAACCTGGAACAATGACTTCCCTGTTCAGTTCCTCCCCTCGCTGTCCCCCCATGGTTTGTCCCAACATGATCTGTTGTACCAAACGGACAGAACAACAGACCAACGAGAGAGGGAggataaaaacaacaaccacgCTGCATGCTTTCAGGTTTTCAGATGCTTGTTTTAATGAGTTTTCATGATCCCCTCCCACAGCTAAGGGCTTTACATTTAGCACAGACAAAAGAAGAGGACAGCGTTTATTGCACAAGATTCATCATaaagaaccacacacacacacattaacacacagcCTTTGAATACATTGATTTTCAACAATAACATTTTCTCTTGGCTATTTGGCAGTTGGCtccataagcatttttttttttgccaaacagaaaaatacaaaaaaaaaaaaggtgaccTTTATTTCAgcaacagagaaataaaattatCCATCAGTATTTTCATACAATCATTACGGTAAGACATATTGATTACGACTGCTTTCACGTCACTACgaggaaaaatatttgttattacaataaataatattacTGAACCACAGTAATCTCAAATAGGTTGATAATAGATGAGGATATTTTTCAAGTAGCATTTACcagcaaacacaacagcaaaaggCACATGAGtgagaagtaaaaacaaacccTGAATGAAACATGgcacaaaaacataacagcaCTTGAGATGGATTTGAACAGACTGTGATTCCCAACCTCTTTGGTGGTTGACCCCGTAAAAGTAAATGAAGCAGTGTTCTCTATTCGCAACCCCTTATCACAGGTTACATATCATGTCTACAAATTGTGGGAAGTTCCACCCGAGAGTGATTTcctgaaaaactgaacataaataTGTACAGCAgaagaatatttttcttctctcctttccaaTTAAATGTCTTGCGACCCCTcggatttatcttgtgaccaaTTCCAGGGGTCCCAACCCCCAGTTTGGGAAGCACTGGTGTAGGGAACACGTGTCAAAGGGAGAATCACAGAGACTGAAAACTGCTTCTGACGTAAAACGCAGACAAATAACCATCCAGTTGTGGGAACCTGACGTTAAGATATAACCTGATGAACATAATGTTTCCACGGAAGGGGAAAAGTAGGTCTGGGTTTACTTGGCGTATGATTCAGTGTTGTTGGGTCATTTAGACTCACAGTGAAATGCAGCAATAGGATATTTTCCTTACATCTAAAAAACACCTTTACACCCAGACCcgattacagaaaaaaacttaCACAGGTGGCTCAAGTTATCAGCAAATAGTCTCTCAACCGTCTAGATATTCACCATTCTATTTCCAatagatacatttaaaaagcatgTCACAATATAAATCAGAAATATTTGCTCTTCTCTAGTTCAGATCTTTACACTTCTAGACATGTTCTTACTCTGAACACACTTTCATAGTATAACAGGTTTGGCATTTGGCACaggaataaaatatatattttacgATAAAACTATACTGCTGGTAATAAACTAAATTAGAAtctatactgtataaaaataattggaatattataaatcaaaaatcattcCGTTAAATGGTTAGTTATGGAAGTTACTGCTTTTTATATGACTGTAAACTGCAACCAGCTGCAATCTGGGTCTTCTGGGTTTAAAAGCATCTTCGGCACAAGAGGAGACAGAGATCAACACAAGCTCAAGAAAATCCAGGATGACACCTGCATACTTGCAGTAAACATCAGCTGTGAATGAGAAACAATGTTCTTCACTGAAGGGAGTTATTTTACAGAGCAGGTTTACAAAGAAAGCGAATCAGATAACTTGAAAAAGGCGCTGAAATATCTGCAAAAACGTTGTTAATAAGCAGTCATGAAGGAATCATGTTAAAGACTCTGATATTCAGGTTTTGTTTCACATTAGAAATTGATGATGTATCTCTACGGTGAAGCATCTTTTTCACAGTTATTTGGCTGACTTTATAATCCCACTTTGTGAAGCTGACCCTTGGTCTTGCCAGATGTCTTGATACTGAGCATCAAGGCTCTGAATACACTCCGGCTGTCCAGATGTTAGCGACACTGAGCCTCTGTCAggctttctctcttctctcctggtTAGCATAAGACACTGATCCAAGTTCAGCTCTCTGTCCCACCCACAGCTGGTTTTATGATGCAGAAAAAGGTCTGCCTTACTCTGATCTGTGTCTGATGCCTGGGAAGCAGGAAGCCACCGCCCTTTCTATATGTCCAGCAGCTCAGTCCGTCTTCCAGACCACATTCAGGgccttcaccacctcctcatAGATGATGAAAACTATGGCCACATCCAGACACACACGGCCCAGGCGGGGAACTGTCCCTTTATAGAAACTACAgatgaacagagacagagaggggaggacaTAAGATATCAGTGTTCAGCAAAAAGGCACATTTATTGATAGCGGACACGCACTGTATCTATATGCAGTTTTCAGTACATTAAAATTGATTAACATTTTCCAACATCTTTGAGcatattctttaaaaaaacatgaacaattaTACACATAATACTGTAGATGACCATAAGGTTTCAGGAGGTAAACATGTATAGATTTAATTTATattcagtgatttttgtttaaagttaATAAATATGTTTGATACAAAGGATGAAGTAATGCCAGTAATTGCTTCTCATGCATTGTTAACAACATAACTATAATTTGAGAAAGCAGTGACGGCTTGTTATTATGAAAGGATTAAAGGGACAAGCCTGCTGTGACACCAAACTAAACAAACTGGAGGCATACTTACGCTGCCAGGCCCTCATATTTCAGGATCTTCACAGCACAGTCTAGCGTGCTTTTATATTTATGTGCTTCCAGACCCTTCAGAAAGAGAAGTAAAGACAATGTCAGCAGTCGGCGACAACTTGAGGTCAAATTAAGACACCAGCAAAACACACaaggaagaaacacaaacagtgaacCTGTGCTTTTTAACAGTCTTCATATTAGGTACCTGCATCCGAGTCTTGATGACATCTAGTGGGGTGTTTCCAAATACACTGGCTGCCCCTGCTGTGGCCCCAAAGAGTCCAGTCACCAAGGGATTAATAGCTTTGTTGGGGTTATCGCCTGGTGAAAGGGCATAACAGAAGAGTCAGTAAGTGTGAGTCAGTCTATGTTTAAGCTCAAAACCAGACCTAGTTTTGAACTACCGGACAGGGTTGGTAGCTGGTTAAACCATGCAGGTGATCTGCCAGCACTTTGGACCACAGACAATAGATGTGTCCCAGTTATACTAATATTATATTAATGCTATGCCCTGTGTGCTAATCCTCATATTATACTGCACCCTTATTCCACAAGATATGCTTTGGAGACTCTATTGTTCTTGAGAGTAATGGACTTTACATATTTCTtacaaagattaaaaataattttctcaaGCCCCTGGCAGATTTGGTCTCTTTTGTTAAATTTGTCTTGTTGTAATaacatacaaatgcacacagtaCACAATGTCTTCATGTACACTGACCTTTATACCAGTTCTTGAGAGAGGTCATCACAAAGAACCGAATAGCCTGGTTGGAGCCTTGTTTGAGGACCGTGGCAGTGAGACCCTGGTATGTCCCTCTTAATCCTGTTCAGGCAAAAGAGGGAGAATACATTCCTCAGGCTTTCTTTCAATTAAAGCTAACAACATCATGGTCTGTACTGTGCAGTATACTTAACACTATGTTTTCGGCTGCACTACCCTGTCTGAGCAGTAGATGTCAGGTGAATTACATGTATTGAAGCCGCTCTTTACCTTGCGCTCTGACAATCTCTCTGACTCCGTGGAAGAAACCCTTGTATTTGGGGTTTGCTGAAGTCTGGTCATGAATGAATTTCACCttgagagattaaaaaaagaaaaaaggaacaggatGATCACCATCCAGAATAGAAAATTATGCTATTACAGAGAAGGGAGACGCAAAAGACGGTGAAATCAACACACCTGTGTAGTCTAGCTCTCTTCGCAGAGACGTTTCAATGAAACCGTGTTCAGTGAATACATAGGGTCCACTATTGATTCATTAACCAACAGTTTCAGAAAGGCAGTAGCATGATTGCTGGCACCAGCACTTGAATAAACATCTACTAGTTAAGTATTTGCTTTCAGTGCCATATTTATATGCTTTGACCATTGTAACTCTTAAGAGAAGAGTACTTTTGTGTGAAGAAAATACTTCTGATTTATGCTAAGTAGATGCTTATCACTGTAATGTCCTGGgaattttttcagaaaacaacagTTATAACAGATGTTACAAGTCAGACTTGGAAAAGCAATTTACTTATTTTGTCCATATTACCTGATCGTCCTGGCGGGGCACCTAGTGTGCATGACTCTAAAAATCAACACAAATGAAATCAGAAATCTGACCACAGATCAGTGAGTAACATACCTTGACAGTTTCCATGGGACAGACCACCAAAACAGCCTCCATCACCCCAGCCCCGAGTCCACACAGCAGGCCTCTGGTGCTGTCCAGTCGACCAGACTCGTCCTTTGCACGGTTACTGAGGAACTCAAACACCCCGAACCTGAGGAGGAGAACAGAGTCAGCATGGAATTATGAGAACAgcaaaaaaatcaagcaaacaGATTTTTGTGAAAGCAGACgttaattctgtttattttattactacAGGGGTCCAACTTTTGAAATTACACAGTCAATTTGAGTACATTTCTGTGAAACAGATCTATGTGACATTTTAAGGAAAATATTCTTATTAAGATCATCTGAGTCTTCAATATTGCAGCCTGgaagtaacattttcaaactttcGTGTTTGTACGTTTGTCCCTATTTGTTTGagattaatttcttttctttaaggCCGAGATATTAAACTACTCTGTAATTGGATTATGCTGTTTTAATCATCTGAGAGTATATTCGGTTTAATGTGTGTCTAATAAAAACGCTTtagtaaacaaataaagtaaaaacaaatagaTGGTGATATTGCAGGGACATAAAATGAGGTTCCTTGTATTAAGACATTATCACTATACCTATAGCATATAGTCTGTAGTGATAGGTGTATGTGGCAAAAAAGGGCCTCATATCGCAAGATAATTACGCTGCCCCCATCAGCAGAaatcagagaggagaggaggacattTGAGCAGACATTAAACTAGTTTCCTCTTCATGTCTCACTGAGtacaaataaaagcacaacCCGGATGCACCTCAAGGCAAAAGACTTCCTTCTAACTCGGATTTTTGTGGAGAAAAACCGCTGAAAGTGCAGAATGTGCTTAAGGCTTTTACGTTATTGTCCTGCCTACTTCCTCGTTAAAGATTCGCCACTAAAAGTGCAGTGTCTGAGTAACCAATGAGAAACCAGGAACAGCTGCAATGGATGCCAGcccagaaagagagagaggtgtggCTTATGTTTCTCTACAATCAGAAAATGTTGTGCCAGAGAGCCCTTTACAAGAAGGGTTATTTATAGATGGAATTGAATTGTGGTGAAGGCAGGACACTGCCCGGTACATTTAGCAAAGGGGTGGGGGAGGACAGACACTTGCTCTTGATGCATGCTTTGTCTTTTCATAGTCTGCTTGAACCATGTACCTGCTATCGCCAAAGGTCTGGCCAGAACAGAACACAAATCATCTCTTATCCTCGGCtcatgtggttttatttttctacgcCATCTGACTTTCCTTTGAAAGAATTTCCTCCCCTCATTAACCTTCCACATTTgctcctctgtcttcctcctcacacagatttagtttgttttgaaagaCAGACGCCACGCAATTAACCTGACTCCGACATGTAAACATAAATCCATTCGCCTCTGTCTTTATGCACACCAATCGCTGACTACAGACGGATTTTTAGCTTTGGAAagagtagaaaataaaaaagtgtacTTCCCTACAGCATGCTTAGACTGCACAGAGAAGGCAGTGCACTTAATAACTAACCTTGCGCAACGAATGCTATTCATTAAAAGCTGCTGGAGAGAAATATGCAGCTGTCAGGCCTGCTCCTTTGCCAATTTACTCTCCAGATTCCCCCTATCCATTTAACAAGCAAACTATCACTGTCACATTGTGTTTTGGCCGACATCCATAGTCAGAGATAAGTCATTCTGGACAGTAGAGTGCTGCCCAATCTTCATTAGTGGGTCTTTCTACAAGGTCAATTCTGCAGATGagaagaggaggtgaaggagagaCGAGAAGAGTGGGCTGGataagaaaggagagagaagaaaaggaggctGGGTAGACAGGAGAGGGGGATGAAGACATGGATGAAGGGTTAAGAGGAGGAAAAGGTCAAACGCTCTCTTGTCTGTCCCTCTCATACTGTCCTGACAACTCTCCAGTAGACTGTATGGTGCATGATGATGCACAGGCAATCAGTTAATGGGAATGGGGAGAAATAGGGTTGGGGAGGCAAAAGAGCGAtaggaagggaggaggggaaaaaagatagAGGAAGTGAGAAAAGAACGGATCGAACAAGCGACTCAGGGGAAGCGGTGGTCAATGGAAACGTGCCAAGGTATTCTCCATAAATCAAAGCTAACTGTCTAATCTTAACAGCATTCGATCTCTccatcatgtttcatttttttttaattttcctgttcGTTTTCTGCTATATTCCCTAAGTTATTGGTTTCCAACCTTGGGTTTAGGGACCCCGTCATAGGATCGCAAGATACATGTGAGGATTCAGGAGATGATTAATATGatagaaagcagaaaaaacatatttctgctctgcaaaaacatgtatatattttcaaatttgcctctaatctttgcttttttccttgTAAATTACTGGATAGTTTTACCTCTTTATGTTTATAgaaagcattaaaataaaaaaagggaaaacatgttTGATTGAACAGGTCACAACCCATAAACACTATGTAAACTGTAATGATGACTCGCAAGTAGACATAGCTTTGTTTTAAGGGATCAGAAGCTGAAATGGTTGggaaccatccatccatccatccatccatccatccctccaacTCTTCCACTTATTCGACTCCAGATAAGTGGGAGAgtcacagtggcagcaggttaagcaaggtagtCAAGACGTCCCCTTGAACATAGACTGACTGGTAAGCCGAAAGCTTTGCCTACCGGCTctgctccctcttcaccacaatggTCCAGTACAATGCACACTTTAATGCTAACACTGCACCAATCCACTTGTCTAACTCACATTCCATTTTACCCTCACTCATGAACAAGATCCcaagatacttaaactcctCCACTTGAGGCAACAAACTGCTCCCAACCTGAAGGGAGCAAACCACCCTTTTCCAGGAGACAACCATGACCTCCGACTTAGAGATGCTAATTCTCGTCCCAGCCACTTCACACTCGGCTGCAAACCATCCCAGTGCTGGAGGTCAAAGTCTGACAAAGCCAACAGAACCACGTTGTCTGTAAAAAGCAGCAAGGCAATTCTGAGGTCCTGAAACCGGACACACTCCTCCATCTGACTGCACCTTGAaatcctgtccatgaaaatcacCATCAGGATTGGTGAGAACGGACAAGCCTGGAGGAGGCCAATACCAACTGGAAACGTGTCTGAGTTCCTGCcatgaacagaaacacaactctcGCTGCAGTTAGATAAGGACTGGATGGTTCATTGTAACAGCCCGTTGCCCCATACTCCCGCAGTGTCCCCAACAATACCCCCTGAGGGACACGTTCATAagccttctccaagtccacaaaaTACGTGTAGACTGGATGAACAAACTCCTACGACCCCTCCAGTAACCTTGCAACGGTAAAGAGTTGGTCCATTTTTCCACGCATTTCTCCTCCTGAATCCGAGGTTGGATGATAGGTCAGAGTGTTCTTTCCAGCACCCTGAAATAAGCTACCCGAATAATTGGAGCACACCCTCCAGTCCCAATTTTTAAATATGGGAACCACCATCCCAGTCTGCCAGTCCAAAGGCACTGTGCCCCGACCTCCATGCGGCACTGAAGAGGCATGTCAGCCAAGACAGTCCAAAAAAGTCCAGAGCATTCAGCATCTCTGAGCAAATGTCATTCACATCTGGCGCCTTGCCACTTAGGAGCTTTTTGAATACCTCAGTGACCACTGCCCGCGATATTAGTGAAGCTTCCCCCAAGTCTTCAGACTCTGCCTCTCCTCAGAGGACACGTTGGCCGTGTTCAGAAGTTCCTCCAAGTGTTTCTTCCACGGCCTAACGATATCCCCAGTCAGAGTCAGCAGTTCTCCTTACCAGTTGAACACAGCCCGCGCCAAGCCCTGCTTTCCCATCCTTAGGGTGTCTGATGATTGTCAGAACTTCCTTAAGGCCAACCAAAAGTCTTTTCTCGATAGCCTCCATAGCATGTCCAAACTCCTCCCACACCCTGGTTTTTGCTTTGGCGGTCGGGAACCACCAGCCTAAATAACTGAATCTAAATGTATATACCCAGCAGACAGCagattacatacatttttatacacaatGTTGTCACCAAATAAGCAGAAAGAGGACATGGCTTAATCCTCTGTACTCCTCCATGTCATATTTCCCAAGAGAAAACTCTCCTTAGAGCAGAAACAAAACCATTTAGACTCCCTTTGGAAAGGGTGCTGAAGGTTGACTGACATACTcgtatgtgcacacacacaaacacatggacacacacacacaaacactgtacatAAACACCAGTACCAACACAAGTCTCCCTCTCTGTACCCCTATTGAGACCCTGCCAGTGTTTGAGTGGCATCTTTGCTCCGCCTGGCTGGGCTTGTCTCTCCATCGAACAGACAGGCTCTACCCTCcagcattacacacacacacacacaaacacacacacacacacacacacacacacacacacacacacacacacacacacacacacacacacacacacacacagaaagaaagagagggaaggaatgaaagaatgagaaagagaacaaaaacgGTGACAATAAAAGCGTCTGACTTCATTttgtgcaatgtgtgtgtgtgtgtgtacgtgtgtgcaaTGTGCACACTTATCTGGAAATAAATGTCATGGCTGTGAAAGAATAACGTAATTATACTGAAGGCTAGTGTGGCATTTATGCCTTGCACTGTGGGTAATGGACTAGAATAATTGGAGTGTGTGAGTTAGTGGTTCCAGGTAGAAGATCATAATGACTTAGCTAAAAGTGTTCAATTTATTCCAGCCTTTagtgcacacatatacacgctTATACagttatttagttattattattagttaatTATTGGAATATGTACATAACAtataaaaagtgtttgtgtgtgtgtgtgtgtgcgtgtgcgtgtgtgcgtgtgcatgtgcgtgtgtgtgtgtgtgtgtgtgtttgtgtgtgtgtgtgtgtgttaaggcaCATGTTAATTTGGGGAGGTTGCATAATAACACACTGGTAAAGTGGTGAACAGAAGGATTTTACGTAAAGTttatgagtgtgtctgtgtacagtgTGCGTCAGCTCTGCTGCTACTATTTATTTTGAAGATCAAACATTATAGATAAATATAATACTCCAAATCACCTGAAAGTCACTGATTAGAGAGAAATACTGAAAAGCTACCCAGAAACTGGTGTTTTTACTGTCTTTATTTAGTCATTTCTAATTTTACTAATTGGGATGAATCAAGCCTGAACTCATCTTGTCCATTAAGAACATGCTTAGAAATCACATGTAACAGTGTAACAAGTTCTTCAATCAATTTCTCTCTAAGTATATTTAAGATTAGCAGCTTTTTATCTTCACATACCTGGAATTTCATATCACAATTTGtaactgtacttgagtaaatgtattagtCTTGTACATATACTTAAATATTTCAGAGTCctttcagttattttacttGCCTGACTGCAGATTTGGGTATGGAGCCATACAGCAGTGAGCTGAGTCCTCTGTACAGTCCTTTGACACCGTGACTCTGTACCGTCTGTTTCACACAGTCACCTggaggaacacacacacgcatgcacacaaacacacacaaacacacacaaacacatacacacacacacacacacacacacacacacacacacacacacacacacacattatagaATGTCCAAAATGATTGAACACTAGATAATATGTATTACTATACAATTCAGTGTTTTGCAGTTTGACCATACAGCACTCATACTTTCACATTcaatgaattttgaaaaaaaaaccactggtAATTCTTCTCAACAGCATAATCAATCAATAGTAAACcgtgtttttattctttattcatttacttattttgcCCAGTGTCATTCAGGATTGAACCACCCTTATGAATAATACATCCAGGAATACACCTAAAACATCTGTCCTTTGCTTTTGGTTCATCAACATCACACAAGGGAAAAGGCAACTCAATACTTTGTTAGTCTAATCATTTATGTCATGGGTAAACTGAACCACGGGCTAATTTCcccaaaagttgttgtttttcttcaaactttCTTCTGGCTCTTGGCGACATCAGCCCAGTAATCCATTTTGTACGAGCTAGCCAAACGCACAAAAGCAACAGCTGTCAGGAGCACTCATTACCGTGGTCTCCGATCCTCAGAGCTCCAGCCAACAGTAAcagatcctgtgtgtgtgtgtgtatgtgtgctagTATGCATGGATggtgaatgtgcatgtgtgcattggTCTGTTCTAAGTCATATAAACAGGCACAGTGACAGCTTGCCAGAATCCCTAATGTACCTGGGGATGATGGGTAATGAGATAATGAGCTCctgagagaggtagagagagaggatgaagaacaatatatagagagatagatagatagatagatagatagatagatagaagatggatggatggatggatagatggatataTATTCCTTTAATGCCCTCATGTTTATtggtttttaattgtgtttacgttttttttttgcatgtgtgatttatgttgttttgctgCAGAAAGAACTTCAACTTGTAAGACAATAAAGGTCTAAACGGGTCATACCcatgttttttcaaacaacaaTTTCCTCTGGTGTGACTtttgctgaatttaaaaaatgaaaaggaatgaaaaggatattattttatattaatggtGGGTGTCTGAGCTGGCAAATATTTGATATCAAATTAAATCCCACTTTCAGCTCAATATATTGGCAAAATAAAggaagacttttaaaaaatgttctaacAAGTCATACTCACCTACTCCTCTGTATTTAGGTGGATTGGCCTTCTCATCCAGCTGTAACTGGGTCTTGACATACTCTGTGGGAAAGGTGATGCAGATCTCTATGCCACCTGCAATTCCGcctgagaaacacagaaagcCACCAGTCATTCATATGAACAACATAAAGAATAGGCATAAATCAACCaattaaaaagctgaaaaaaaactgaggatgaaaaataaacagttcTCTTACTGGTCAGGCAGCTTTAGTGACATATAGCCTGAACTTAGCATACCATGTCTGCCTGGCTGCAGCCTTAACATAGCCAATGCCCTGTCTCCCTTATGAATTACAAGGAGGTGTTATTACGTCATGGATCATTGCAATGACTCCCCAAATGGCTGTCTCTCATTAACCGTTAAaagcactgctgctgttgcaggaAGGGTAACGAGCCAGGCGAAGATTAATCCATTTCTCCTGCCACAGCTAAACTACACAGTGACTGTGCTTTCAGAGGGATGCCCCTTAAGTGCTGGACTAATTTCTGTACCATACAGTAAGTGTttgcagaaaagaaaatctgcagagagaaagcaagaaatCGAGTCAATGAATGAACATGTGAGTGACTGTTGGAGGGTGCAGCTGGAAATTCGCCACAGTTGATGAGTGGAGTAGATAAGGACAAGTGTCCAAAACCAAGCTAATGCAAAACACAGATGAGTCAcgaggggaaggaggggggaTGAAGAAAG
Above is a genomic segment from Xiphias gladius isolate SHS-SW01 ecotype Sanya breed wild chromosome 19, ASM1685928v1, whole genome shotgun sequence containing:
- the si:dkey-178e17.1 gene encoding tricarboxylate transport protein B, mitochondrial; translated protein: MQDKGTFISPFPRPRCLAAAAPAGKAKLTHPGKAILAGGIAGGIEICITFPTEYVKTQLQLDEKANPPKYRGVGDCVKQTVQSHGVKGLYRGLSSLLYGSIPKSAVRFGVFEFLSNRAKDESGRLDSTRGLLCGLGAGVMEAVLVVCPMETVKVKFIHDQTSANPKYKGFFHGVREIVRAQGLRGTYQGLTATVLKQGSNQAIRFFVMTSLKNWYKGDNPNKAINPLVTGLFGATAGAASVFGNTPLDVIKTRMQGLEAHKYKSTLDCAVKILKYEGLAAFYKGTVPRLGRVCLDVAIVFIIYEEVVKALNVVWKTD